Proteins from a genomic interval of Halopseudomonas litoralis:
- a CDS encoding DUF1289 domain-containing protein: MDQLEFFDIPSPCIGVCEANSKGFCKGCFRSREERLYWLEFSSDEKRQVVRLCQSRKARVLRARQEAARQQDRDSSSQSDLF, encoded by the coding sequence ATGGACCAACTGGAATTCTTTGACATCCCCAGCCCCTGCATCGGGGTCTGCGAAGCCAATAGCAAGGGCTTCTGCAAAGGCTGCTTCCGTTCCCGGGAAGAGCGGTTGTACTGGTTGGAATTCTCCTCCGACGAGAAACGCCAGGTGGTCCGCCTGTGTCAATCGCGCAAGGCCCGCGTGCTGCGCGCTCGCCAGGAAGCGGCGCGGCAGCAGGATAGGGATTCTAGCTCTCAATCAGATTTGTTCTGA